The DNA region ACTTAACCGTTTCTTAACATCTCACCATAACGTTAGCGCAATGGGGATTAACAGCACTAGAGATTTTTACCGGCAGATCAAAAATTCATTGTTTCTCGCTCAAAAATACCTGTCGGGAAGAGGGGTAGAAGGGGCGAAAACCCCACAGGTATCGGTCATCTTATCCCAGAAAGCAACAAATTAAAGACTGCTTGACTACACACTTAAGCGGCGTTCAATGGCATGGTGCCAACAATCGCCCATCTCTCTAATGCTAACGTCAATTACGGGCCGGTTATCAGCGGTGGAAACCCGTAAATTAGAGTGGGAACTTCCGACCCTTCCAATTTTTTCCCACTCATCCCCTAAATGCTCTTGTAAATAGGATTCCCAAATAACAGCCTGTTTTGCCATAACAGAAACTAAAATTCTCGCCCCACCTTCACCAAACAGCATTTCATCCCACCGGACGCCGTCTTGCTGCGAGAGTTGAGATAAATCAATCTCCGCGCCTAACTCGCTACTGATGCAGCATTCAGCCAGCGCCACTGCCAAGCCACCCTCCGCGCAATCATGTGCCGAACGCAGCCATCCCTGGCGAATTCCCTCACGGCAGGCTTTTTGCACCCGGCGTTCCAAGTCAAAATCTACCACCGGCGGCTTGCCGGCAATCGTTCCGTGAATCGTCGCTAAATATTCCGAAGCACCCAGCGTTACCGCTTTATTTGCCGCTTTTCCGAGTAAGTAGATAAAATCGCCTTCTTTTTGCCAAGCTTGACCGCAAATGTAGTTTAAATCGGGAATTAAACCGACCATGCCCACAACCGGCGTGGGATAGATAGGCGTCGGTTGGCCGGCTGAGTCTAGGGTTTCGTTGTAGAGAGAGACATTGCCGCCGGTGACGGGGGTGCTAAACTCCCGGCAAGCTTCGGCAATGCCGCGACAAGCTGAGGCGAGTTGCCAGTAGCCGATCGGCTTTTCCGGGCTGCCGAAATTCAGGTTATCGGTAACTGCTAGCGGTTCCGCACCCACACAACTAAGGTTACGGGCGGCTTCTGCAACAACAGCTTTTGCGCCTTCGTAGGGATCGAGATAAACGTAACGGGAATTGCAATCGACGGTTGCGGCGACTCCTGTGCTGAATTTTGGTCGCTGAGTCTTGAGTGATGGGTTTGCAGCACCGGCCTCTTGTCCGCCTGACTCTACCAGTGGGCGCAACCGCACAACGGCAGCATCTGCACCTCCCGGCATGATCACGGTATTGTTTTGCACTTGATGGTCGTACTGCCGGTAAACCCAGCGTTTCGAGGCGATGGTGGGAGTATCGAGCAGTTGCAGTAAGACATCATTCCAGCTTTTGTGGCTTCCCGCAATTTCAATACCGGCCTCAGTGCAAGAAGGCAGCGAGTCGGCTGTCCACTGCCAAGCTTTCATTGCATATTCGGGTGGATTTGTCAATAACTCGCGATTGTAAATTGGCGTGTTATCTGCCAAAGCCGTTGCCGGCACTTCAGCCGCTATTTTACCTTGAAACAAAATCCGGACGATAGATTCTTCAATGACTTGGCCGGCAACAACTGCTTGCAGCCCCCATTTATGGAAAATATCGATTAATTCTTGTTCTCGCCCTTTGTGCGCCACAAACAGCATCCGTTCCTGGGATTCGGATAACAGGTATTCGTAGGGCACCATGCCGGCTTCCCTGACGGGGATTTTATCGAGATCAAACTCAATGCCAACCCCGCCTTTCGCTGCCATTTCCGAGGTGGAACAAGTGATGCCGGCAGCCCCCATATCTTGGGCTGCGACAACTGCGCCGGTTTTGAAGGCTTCTAAGCAAGCTTCAATTAAGGATTTTTCGAGAAACGGATCGCCAACTTGCACAGCGGGGCGATCGTCCATTGAGGCGTCACTGAGTTCCGCGCTGGCAAAACTTGCGCCCCCCATGCCATCTCTGCCGGTGGTGGAACCGACATACAAAACTGGGTTTCCCATGCCTGATGCCCCGGATTTGACAATATCGGGAGTTTCCATCAAGCCAAGTGCCATCACATTGACGAGGGGGTTGCCGGTGTAGGCGGGGTCAAAGTAAACTTCGCCACCAACTGTTGGAACTCCAACACAATTACCGTAGTGGGAGATCCCGGAAACAACGCCGGCAAATAAGCGACGAGTCCGTGCATCTTCCAAAGAACCGAAGCGTAAGGAGTTTAACACAGCAATGGGACGCGCCCCCATTGTGAAGATGTCGCGCAGGATGCCTCCCACGCCGGTTGCTGCGCCTTGGAAGGGTTCAACGGCTGAGGGGTGGTTATGAGATTCGATTTTAAAAGCAAGTCGCAAACCGTCGCCTAAGTCTACAACGCCGGCATTTTCTCCGGGGCCAACAAGGATGCGGTCGCCCTCTGTGGGAAATTGTTTGAGTAGGGTTCTGGAATTTTTGTAGCAACAATGTTCTGACCACATGACGCCGAACATTCCCAACTCAGCTTTGTTGGGATGGCGTCCTAGGCGCTTGACGATTTCTTCGTATTCTTCCGGCTTAAGACCTTCAGCAGCAATTTCTTCGGGGGGAAAGGGAGTGGAAGTGGTGGTAGACATGGAACCCTAGCACAAACGGCACAGGGTTCATTGTATCGGGATTTTTGGTTTGCCAAACGCTTTTCTTTTGGAGAGTTGAGGAGAAATGATTTTTTTAACCACAGATTCCGCAGGTGAAACTTGAATGTGCTACGCTCGTCATCCAAGTTCCACCTGCATCCACAGATAAACCCTTGATTTTATCTGTGTTTATCTATAACTAAATCTCTGCTCCCAACCGATAACCTATCTGCGTTCATCTGCGTGCATCTGCGGTTAAATAAAAAAATCCTCTTATCCCAACAGATAATTTAACATCAATAAGTAGATCTCTGACACGAACCAATAACCCATCTGTGTTTATCTGTGTGCATCTGTGGTTAAAAAAATCCTCTTACCACCTACTGTCGCCACTTAGTTTGAGGCACTTCTGTTTGCGCCAACAACTTACCTTGAGAAATAACATAACAAACCGTAGCACGCCGGCGGATAGCATCAAACCGATCACCGGCATCTAAAACAATTAAATTTGCCGGCTTGCCAATTTCTATCCCGTAATCATCTAACTGCAAAGTGCGCGATCCCTGAGTTGTCACCATGTCATAACAAGCATCAATTTCTGCCATGCCGGTCATTTGGCAAACATGAGCAGCCATGTAAGCAACATCTAGCATACTGCCGGTGCCTAAACTATACCAGGGATCTTGGACACAATCATGTCCTAACGATACATTAAGTCCTTGCTGCCACAATTCTTTGACTCGTGTTACACCCCGGCGTTTGGGATAAGTATCCGTCCGCCCTTGAAGGGTGATATTAATCAGAGGATTGGCAATAAAATTAATTTGGGAACGCTGTAACAATCCCATTAATTTATAAGCGTAGGCGTTGTTATACGATCCAAAGGCAGTGGTGTGACTTGCCGTAACTTTTGAATTCATGCCGGCGCGAATTGCACAAGCGGCTACAACTTCTAAAAAGCGCGATTGCTCATCATCGATTTCATCGCAATGAATGTCAATCAGCCGATTGTATTTGCCGGCTAATTCAAAAATTCGATGCACAGAACGCACACCATCTTCACGGGTAAATTCATAATGGGGAATTCCGCCTACTACATCCGCCCCCATTTCTAAAGCTTTTTCTAAAAGTGCTTCATTCTCTGGTTTGCCATAAATTCCATCTTGCGGAAAGGCAACGACTTGCACAGTTATCCAGTCTTTAACTTCTTCTCGCACTTCCAACAAGGCTTGCAAAGCAGTGAGACTAGGTTCACTGACATCCGCATGAGTGCGAACAAATAAAACACCTTGAGAAGCTTGTTGTTTAAGTGTTTCTATTGCCCGTTCTTTAACATCGGTTAATGTCAGATTTTGCTTGCGTTCCGCCCAAATTTCAATTCCTTCAAATAAGGTTCCGCTTTGATTGGCACGCGGTTCACCGGCACTCAAAGCGGAATCAAGATGAATATGCGATTCTACAAAGGGTGGACTCACCAGCTTGCCATCAATCGGAATCACAATTTCAGCTTCAACGTCTAAATGAGGCGCAATAGCCGAAATTTTTCCATCTGTAATTGCAATATCAATTTGTTCGCCGGCAAGTGAGCGGCACCCTTGCAAAAGTAAATCATTTTTCATCATGGACGCCCCGTTACAACTCCCCAAAAATACTTTTTAAATGAGAACACATCAGCTTCTACGTGCATTTTTCTCGCCCACGTATAAATATCAAAACTGATGTTACCAGTGATCGGATTACTTGGCATCGAAATATTACCCACCAATGCTATCCAGTGACTAGGGTAAGGCATCACCGGCTGCTTGTCTGTTAACAAACCATCCGAATTAACCAAGGCAAACGCTACGCCGCCGGCATCAATGGCTTCTGCTGCCTCGCGCATGGCGTCGAAATCTCCCATAACAAAGGCATGGTGATATTTTACCTCGCGATATCCTAGCACCTCTGCCACCCATCCTTTCATCTCCCAAGACTTTGTCATTCCACTAATATTGCGGATGATGTCAGGTGCGTCTGGTTCAACATCAAACAGCACATTTTCTGATTCTCTTAGGGTCGATAAAATCATCCAATCGGCTTCGTCCATTTGCAGTTCCCCTCGATTTTCTCGCAGGCTATCTGATGCCGGTATCCATTTGGATTGCGCGTGAAATCCGCCAATTTGAAATAAATTGCTACAGATTTCAACATAGCGTGAGGGATGTTTACGAACCAACTCAAATAAAACCGCAGCAGGGCCACAAAACGGCTGCCGGCCTTGATTAATATTAAAGGGATTTGTGACCCGCGCTCGCATCTGCTCAATTACTTTTTGTTGCGCTAATCCTGGCCAAACTCCGCTAACCTTCGAGTTCTCAAACTTTGTCAGTGCTTGGAGTGCCGGCTCAACTAGATGGGGTTCTGGAAGTTGAGAGTTATTTAAGACTGTCGCTGAAACCATGTGTAAAGTTTTTATCGTAAATTTACTATTTTGCTCTCAAAAAGCCAAAACTTGCCGGTGCTTTATCAACCGGCACAAACCGATTTTAGCAGCGACAAGTCGTTTTTAAGTGAGATATTTGTAAATACAGGCAGCTAAGTCGCTGTACAGGAAAATGCCCAAGAAAACAGATTTTAAAAAGCCTTAAGTAAAAAGCATTCGGCAAAAACTTTCTCCCCTTTTTCTTTGAAATTATCCTAATCTAGCAGATAATTCTCGAAATACGCCCAATGCTCATCCTGACAATTCGCTCTCAAAACATCTTTCGCTTTATCTGTCAAAATCAACTTACCCTCAGCAGTAGCGGGAAACTCTGGCCATTCTCTTAAGCCGGCCTCAGCTAATATATGTTTCATCCTGTTGACAGCGTCCATCAGACTGAGCAGTAAGTGATGCTCCTGCATCCATTCGTTAACATCGGGTACTGCAGAAACAGGATTTTCATGATTGGAGAGGTG from Microcoleus sp. FACHB-68 includes:
- the purL gene encoding phosphoribosylformylglycinamidine synthase subunit PurL, coding for MSTTTSTPFPPEEIAAEGLKPEEYEEIVKRLGRHPNKAELGMFGVMWSEHCCYKNSRTLLKQFPTEGDRILVGPGENAGVVDLGDGLRLAFKIESHNHPSAVEPFQGAATGVGGILRDIFTMGARPIAVLNSLRFGSLEDARTRRLFAGVVSGISHYGNCVGVPTVGGEVYFDPAYTGNPLVNVMALGLMETPDIVKSGASGMGNPVLYVGSTTGRDGMGGASFASAELSDASMDDRPAVQVGDPFLEKSLIEACLEAFKTGAVVAAQDMGAAGITCSTSEMAAKGGVGIEFDLDKIPVREAGMVPYEYLLSESQERMLFVAHKGREQELIDIFHKWGLQAVVAGQVIEESIVRILFQGKIAAEVPATALADNTPIYNRELLTNPPEYAMKAWQWTADSLPSCTEAGIEIAGSHKSWNDVLLQLLDTPTIASKRWVYRQYDHQVQNNTVIMPGGADAAVVRLRPLVESGGQEAGAANPSLKTQRPKFSTGVAATVDCNSRYVYLDPYEGAKAVVAEAARNLSCVGAEPLAVTDNLNFGSPEKPIGYWQLASACRGIAEACREFSTPVTGGNVSLYNETLDSAGQPTPIYPTPVVGMVGLIPDLNYICGQAWQKEGDFIYLLGKAANKAVTLGASEYLATIHGTIAGKPPVVDFDLERRVQKACREGIRQGWLRSAHDCAEGGLAVALAECCISSELGAEIDLSQLSQQDGVRWDEMLFGEGGARILVSVMAKQAVIWESYLQEHLGDEWEKIGRVGSSHSNLRVSTADNRPVIDVSIREMGDCWHHAIERRLSV
- the codA gene encoding cytosine deaminase, producing MMKNDLLLQGCRSLAGEQIDIAITDGKISAIAPHLDVEAEIVIPIDGKLVSPPFVESHIHLDSALSAGEPRANQSGTLFEGIEIWAERKQNLTLTDVKERAIETLKQQASQGVLFVRTHADVSEPSLTALQALLEVREEVKDWITVQVVAFPQDGIYGKPENEALLEKALEMGADVVGGIPHYEFTREDGVRSVHRIFELAGKYNRLIDIHCDEIDDEQSRFLEVVAACAIRAGMNSKVTASHTTAFGSYNNAYAYKLMGLLQRSQINFIANPLINITLQGRTDTYPKRRGVTRVKELWQQGLNVSLGHDCVQDPWYSLGTGSMLDVAYMAAHVCQMTGMAEIDACYDMVTTQGSRTLQLDDYGIEIGKPANLIVLDAGDRFDAIRRRATVCYVISQGKLLAQTEVPQTKWRQ